CATCTAACCATTTTTGTTGCTTGCGCCAGTCCACGCTGTCTATGGCAGAACCGAAACGTGTGTCGGAGCGTTGACGCACTTCCACGAACACAATGGTTTCTCCGTCTTGCATAATCAAATCAAGTTCACCGCATTTGAAATTTTGATTGGCAGCAATAAAACGCAAGCCTTTCGATTCTAAAAAAAGGCGAGCTTGTTGCTCAAAGCTCGCCCCTTGTCGACGTTTTAAGGAAAACATTCTAGTTTGAAATTGGCACCGCATTGGCGTCTTGGTATTGGAACCAAGTCATATCGCGCTCAACGTTACAGTTCGGCCCCGCGCTCAATACGCCGGTTAAACCGTTTAAACGATAGCCCGGCACTTGGCGTAATTCGTTAAAGTGGTTAATTAATAACCATGCGTCGGACCCCATCGCATATAAACGCATTAATTGATATTCACCGCCGGTGGAACCCGCTACTTTTTTATATTGCGTACCGGAGGATTCTTTGAAGAACGGAATATCGCTAAATTGTACGCCGTTCATTTGCGCCGCGTAGTCAGCGGAATTGGTCGCCGCGTTAGAACGCGAGCTGGCGTAAATTTTTACGTTCGCTGCATTATTATTAGTGAGATAGCCTTTGATTTCCGCTAGTTCATCAGGATTCGCCACTACATAAAGCGCATTTGCGTCGGCACCATTTTCTTGGAAGAAATAAGGCACGTCTGCGGCTAAATTGTAATAACGGATGTTGGCATCCGTCGAAGTCAATTTTTGCCAACGCAC
Above is a genomic segment from Aggregatibacter sp. HMT-949 containing:
- a CDS encoding YraN family protein, whose protein sequence is MFSLKRRQGASFEQQARLFLESKGLRFIAANQNFKCGELDLIMQDGETIVFVEVRQRSDTRFGSAIDSVDWRKQQKWLDAANLWLAERNLSLEDANCRFDLVAFGQNTQDIQWIANFLD